CTGGGACTGCTGCTTGGGGCGGGCGCCTGGGCAGGCGAAGTCGACACGCCCAGCGCGGAAGCCTCGGCAGATCAGTCCTTCAGCCTGCAGCAGGCACTGAAGCTGCCGGATTGGCTGCGCGTCTCGATCAGTTACACCGCCGAGCCCATGGCCAACCCCATCGGCGGGTCGGCGCAGACATCGGCCTGGATCCAAGACACCGCACTTGATCTCCAGGTCGGAGCTGGCCTGGGCAAGGCCTCCACGGACTGGGTCGAGCTGGACCACTGGAGCCTGAACCTCAACGTCAACCACGTCGCCGGCGATAACAGCTACGCCGGCCGGATTGGCGCCTTTCTCACCCCACAAACCCTGGCCTACCCCGCCGGGTTCTACCCAACGGAACTTTCGCTGGAGCGTGACGCAGGAACCGGCTGGCTTGGAGTACGCGCTGGTGTCATCCCGATCAATAGCGATTTCGACGGGACCTTAATGACGGCCCCGATCCTCGATAGCTATGTGCACTCGGCGCTGAACAACACCTACAACATCTATGCGGGGAACATTCCGATTACGCCCTTCTCTGCCCTCGCGGCACGGCTGGATCTGCATCCCCACGAGACCCTCGCCGTCTACTACGGCTGGTTTGACCTGAAAACAGCGATCCCTGTGATCACCTCCCTGGGGGCGCCGGTGAACCTCACACCCACCAAGGTCGGCGATGCCCACATCCTGCAGCTGAACTACACGCCAAAGGGTTCCGTTGCCGCCACCCCCACCTTGCCTGCTGCGCTGTTGTCGGTGGGGGGCTTCACCACGGACTTCCAGGGCGAAGGCGTCTATGGAAGCGCGACGTGGAAGAGCGGATTACGCCTGGGACTCGATGATCGGGTCTGGATCAGCGCGGCCTACTCGCCGGACTTCAGCCTGAACCAGGCCCCCAGCTTCATCGGCGGTGGCGTGGTGATCCAAGGCATCGTCCCCAACCGCCCACAGGACCTGCTGATCCTGGGGGGCAGCCACGCCGGCCTGAGCGCCAGTGCACCACCGGCCTATCCCAACCGCCCCTATGAGGGCGTCCTGGAACTGGGCTACCGGCTGCAGCTCAATCCCAACCTGAATCTGCAACCCACCCTGCAGTGGATCTTCGATCCAAGCGGGCGCGAGCAACCCACCCCAGGGATCCTGACCACCAGCGTCCAGATCAGTCTGAGCTTGTGAGACGACCTGAGGCCATCGCCTGCAGCAGGGCGCGGTGGTCCTCTTCCACCTGATCGCTGTAGGCCACGGCAAAGCTGGCCATGGCCCGATCAAACGCTTTGTCATCCCCCAGGGCCCCATGGAGCGCTTGGCGCTGTCCGCTTCTGGCGTGGGCCCGGGCGAGGACCGACGCGCAGAGCTTGGCGTAGGCCTTCAAGGAGGAGGGCTTCATCGCCTCCAGGGACACCGACGCTTTCCAATCCCGGAGCTGCCGCCAAACCATCGGGATCCCCTTCGGCGTTGATGTCCAGCCCAGAAAGGGATCCGAGACGCACTGAATCAGGCGCTGACCTTCAACAATCCGCTGACCGTCATGCCCTGAGCCGCCTCCCAACTGCTGGTTGACGCAGGAGGGGAGAGCCTGCTTGCTTTGCAGCAGCAGCCAATCCTCGGGGTGCGGCCCCTTCATCAAACCAATCGCACAGCGGGTCCCCACGGAACCGACACCGACGGCCTTCAGGGCGGTGTCGATCAAGGCGAAGTCCTGCAGTTGATGGCGGCGATGGGGCGGCAGGCTCTCGCGATAGCCCGCCAGAAGGAAGGCGATCGCTTTGCTGTGGCTTGGAATGGAGGCCGGGTCCAAGTCCGGTTCTGAGGTCCAGAGCAGTCGGGGATCCAGCAGGGCATGGCGCCAAATCAGCGGGGGCTGATGGCGGATCTGCGCGGTCCCATCCGGCAGAAACTCACAGTGTTTCTGGATGGCGTGGCGGCCGGAGCGCCGCAGGGCATTGGCGACGGCCGCCTCGAGGTGGGAGCGAAAGGCCGTCTGCGGGAGGGCCTCAACAAAGCGCTCGACATGCAGCAGACAGTTCCAGAGCTTCAATGTGGGGAGCTCGGCGTACTCCGCCATCGCCTTGCGGTAGGCCCCCGCCACCTTGCGGGCCAAGCGGGCTTGCTCCTCGCCATCGAGCTGCCATTGCCGCGCCACCAAGACGACACTGACGAGGAGACGTTTGACATCCCACTCAAACGGTCCAGGAGACGTCTCATCAAAGTCGTTGATGTCGAAGACCAAGCTGCGCTCGGGGGAGGCATAGAAGCCGAAGTTCAGCAGGTGGGCATCGCCGCAGAGTTGGACCCGGTGGGCACTGCGGGGCAGCGGAGCCAGGTCTGCCGCCATCTGGGCGGCCGTCCCTCGAAACCAAGCAAAGGGGCTCTCGGCCATGCGCCGATGGCGCTCCGGGATCAACCAGGGCAGGCGGGTGCTGTTCTGCTCCTCAATCCGCTCGATCGGGTCCAGCCGATCGATCAGCGGTTGCCAGAGCGCCAGGTCCTCCCATCCAGGATTGCTCGAGCTCACCGACCTGCAGACCTGCACCTACTACCGACTTAGCTGTGGCGCGGGCAAAACGGAAGAACCTCGCAAAGATGGAGAGGCGCGCCCTGCCCCATGGCCCTCTCGTTTCGGGAACTCCAAGCGCAACTGCAGCCGGGCTGGGGCTGTGAGCACAGCGGCAAGAGCGGTCAATTCGATGTGCTCGTGGTGCCCTCCCTGACGATGGACAAGGCCCTGATGGCCTTGGTCACCGGAGCGCACCACTACGAGGAACGGCAGCTCTTCTCCTTGATTCGGCTCCGGGACCCCGGGGTGCGGGCGATCTACGTCACGAGCAAGTTGCTGCCGGAGCTCGTCGTCGATGCGGTGCTGGAACTCCTGCCCGGTGTCCCCACCTCCCATGCCCGCCGGCGGCTGCAGCTCTTTGACACCGATGACGCCTCCAACCGTCCCCTGACCGAAAAGCTGCTGGAGCGCCCCGCCCTGCTGGCCCGGATCAAGGAGCAATTGCGCCCAGGCCGCAGCTTCATCAGCTGCTTCGTGGTGACCGAGCTGGAAAAACGCCTCTCGGAAGCCCTGCAGATTCCCCTGCTGGGCACCGACCCCGCCCATGGCCACTGGGGCAGCAAGGCCGGCAGCCGTGAGCTCTTTGCCCGTTGCGCCGTGCCCCATCCGCAGGGGAGCGATCTGGTGCACAACCTCGACGACCTGAGCGAGGTCACGGCCACGCTCTGGGAGGAGCACCCCGAGCTCAAGCGCTGTGTGGTCAAGCTCAACGAGGGGATCAGCGGTGAGGGCAACGCCGCCCTCGATCTCCTGCCGCTGGACCTCGACGCGTGCTCGGCGGCCGGCCGGCGCCAGCGGCTGCGCCAGGAACTGGAGCGCCTACCGATGCCCGCCCAAGGCTGGCTCACCCTGCTGGCGGAGCAGGGGGCGTTGGTGGAGGCCTGGCTGGAGGGGGGCGATCAACTCAGCTCCCCGAGCGTGCAAGGAACGATTCACCCCGGGGGGCGCGTCGAGGTGCTCTCCACCCACGAACAGATCCTGGGGGGAGCCAACGGCCAGACCTACCAGGGCTGCCGCTTCCCCGCAGATCAGGCCTATCGCCTCGCCTTGATGCGCCATGGCCAAGCGGTCGGCGAAGCCCTCGCCGCCGAAGGGGCCCTGGAGCGCTACGCGGTCGATTTCATCGCCCGCCTGATCGATGGGCAGTGGGACCTGCAGGCGATCGAGGTCAACCTGCGGCAAGGAGGCACCACCCATCCCTACATGGCCCTGCGGGCGATCACCACGGGCAAGCTCCATCCGGAGTCCGGGGAATTTCTCTCTCCCACCGGCCAGGCCTTGCACTACATGGCCACCGACAACCTGACCCATCCCAACCTGCGGGGATTGCTGCCGGCGGACCTGATCGACATCGTCGCGGAAGCGGATCTGCACTACGACCCCGCCCGCCTCAGGGGCAGCGTCTTCCACCTCCTCGGCTGCCTCTCGGAGTACGGCAAGTTGGGCATGACCTGCGTGGGCCGCAGCGCCGAGGAGGCGGAGCAGGTCTACGCGGCGACCGCCGGTCAGCTCATCCAGCAGGCCACCAGCGTTCAGGGCGGGGCCTAGTCCTGGCCGCGGCCGGGGTAGACCAGCACCGGCAGATCGGCGTGGGTGAGCACCCGTTGGGTTTCACTCCCCAGAACCAGACCCGCCAACCCGCGGCGGCCATGGGAGGCCATGAAGATCAGATCGCAGCCGTTCTCACTGGCCGCCTCCAGGATCGCCTCGTAGATCACGGCATTGACCGAGGTGGCACCAGCGGCCGAGACCCCCTTGGCGCTGGCCTTGGCCTTGGCCTGCGCCAAGACCGATTCGGCGTACTCCGCGTTGGCCTTGTTGAACTGCTCGCTCAAGAGCGGATCGAGCACCAACCCTTCGCCATAGAGGGCCACATCGGGGCGCCCATAGAAGCTGGGTTGCACGTGGAAGAAGGTGACCTTGGCGCCGATTTCACTAGCCATCTCCAGCGCCTGATCCACCGCCAACTGGGAGAGCTCCGAGCCGTCCGTGGGCACCAGGAAATGACGAAACATCGGCCGCAATCCTTCGCGCTACCCGCAAGCTAGTCAGCCTGGACCAATCCAACCGGCCAGCTGTGAGGGCGCCTGGGAGCGGGCCAGGGCCCGGGCGGCGGGTAGAGCCGGCTCGAGTTTGGCGGAGCTGAAGGGCGGCAATTGACGACTGCGCAGCCAGGCACCCCAGCGGAACTCGTGGAAGGGAATCAGCGGCGCCGACGCGATCACCTTCTCGCGCTTCAACTTCCAGACCAAGCTGCGGTAGGGATCGTCCTGGGTTCCAAGAAGGGTCGGGGGCAGGACGGAGGGGTGCTGCGGCCCCAAGCCGCGGCCGTCATAGAGGTAGAGCCAGCCGCGGCGATGCAGCTCAGCGAGCACAACGGCGGGGTCCGCGCTGGGCACCTCGAGGGCGACATAGCCAAAGGCCGTGGCCTTGGGGTCCAGCTCCAGCAGAGCCCGCAGACGGTGGTGGCGATCCACCATCCAGAGCTCACCGGCGGCACTGCGGACCAGCGGCGTGGGTTTGCGCTTTAAGTACTGCCGCTGCTCTTTCGGGTCATCCTCAGCAAAATCCCCTTGGCGGCTCACGATCTCCGCCATGCCCACACAGAGCTGAGTCGGATGCAGATCCTGAATAGGGACCTCGAACAGCGCCTGTTTGCCCTCCGTCGGGGGCGGCAGGGGATGAAACGGAGGCAGACGCAAAGCCATCGTCCGAACTTAAACCGGTTTTTTCAGCTGCTGCTGTCGCTCTTCGCCGTTTTCTGTGTCGGTGTGAACAGTGCGCTGGCTGCGACCTGCCACTCCCTCTCGGACACCCAGGTCGCAGCCCTGTTCGACCGCTGGAACGAGGCCTTGGCCACAGGGGATCCAGCCCAGGTCAGCGCCCTCTACCAAGCCGATGCCCTGCTCCTGCCCACCCTCTCGGATCAGGCCCGCACCACGACAGCCGGGATCGAGGACTACTTCAAGGGCTTTTTGAGCAAACACCCCACCGGTCGCATTGATGAGCGGGTGATCCAGAGCGACTGCAACGTCGCCATCGATGCAGGCAACTACAGCTTTGAACTCGATGGCCAGGGCTGGGTGCAGGCCCGCTACACCTTTGTCTATGCCTACCGGGATGGGGAGTGGCGCATTGAGCACCACCACTCCTCGCTGCTGCCCTAGGCCGCCAGCTGGAGCATGTAGCGCAGCTCCCCCTTGGGCAGCTCCGTCAACACCGACGGCACGGCGGGAGACGCCGTTTTCACCCGGGAGCCCTCCTGGTGCTCACGGATGGTCAGGCCGTAGATCTCGAGGAAAAAATCGCGATCGGCGACCGAGCCGGTCAAACCGGATTGGCGATAGAGCTCCCGCAGGGGGGTCCAGGGACGGTCCATGACGAGTCCGTGGAGCTGATGCAAGCGGAAACGTCTCAGGGCCTTGAGCGGTGGTTCACCGCAATGGCTATGGAAGAGGTTCTGCAGGGTGCGCACACTGACATGCACATGGGCCGCGAGGTCCGGCATGCGCAGATCACTCGCGTAGTTCTCCGCGACATAAGCCGCCAAGGCCTGCATCACCGCAGCGTCCGCTGGATCGATGGCTCGGTTTGGAGCAGAACGATCCAAGGGGAGAGGCGCGCTGATGGCTGCGGAAACTTAGAGCCCACGCCAAGGCCAAAAAGCCTTATGTCACGGAATCCAGCGCACCATGCAAAACCTGCATAACGCTCAGCACGAACGGCCCGCTGCGGTAGGCCTTGATGGTGCAAGCAAACAGTGGGGCGCACTGCGCCAGCGGCGCTGACGGCGGCGCTGCAACCAGGTGAGCGCCAGCCGCAGGGCGATGAAGCCGTAGAGGGCCAGCAAGACCAAGCTCGCGGCGTCTTTCGAACTCGGCATCGCCAGGCTCAGCGCGCAACCGCTTCATCCAAGCGACGCCCCAAAGGGCGTCAATCGGCATTTGTGCCGAGTCTCAGCTGACCTTGACCCCCTTCCAAAAGGCCACCCGTTCCGTGATTTCAGCCGCAGCGGGCTTGGGGGTCTCGTAGCTCCAGGCGCAGTTGGCATTGACCTCACCGTTGACCACCACATCCCAGTAGCGACAGGTGCCTTTCCAACCGCAGCTGCTGGTGTGGCTGCTGTCGCGGAAGAACTCCTGCTTGAGGGCCGCGCGGGGGAAATAGGGATTGCCCTCCACCACAACGATGTCGTCGCTCTCGGCGATGACAGTTCCATTCCAGCTGGCTTGCATGCTTGAGATGATGCAACTGCCGCCATGATCGTGCCTGACTCGAGCAAGCCGGGACCGCGCTGGTGGGTCAGCGGCGACCTGGATGGCTTTCTGGGCTTGAGCCTGGACAACCTGATCCAGATCCTCTTGATCCTTGGGCTCTGCCGGGGGGTTCTGGGCTACCCCGATGCCCTGGTCTTTGGCACGATCCTGCCCGCCACGGGCATCAGCCTGCTGATCGGCAATGGCGCCTACGCCCTGCAGGCCTATCGGCTGGCGCAGCGGGAGGGGCGCGATGACCGCACGGCCCTGCCCTATGGCATCAACACGGTCAGCCTCTTCGCCTACATCTTTTTGGTGATGCTGCCGGTGAAACTCACCGCCTTGAGCCAGGGCCTCGATGAGGCCTCCGCCGTGGAGCTCTCCTGGCAGGCGGGTCTGGTGGCCTGCCTGGGCTCGGGCCTGATCGAAGCCTGCGGAGCCTTCTGCGCCGATTGGCTCCGGCGCTGGCTGCCGCGGGCGGCCCTGCTCTCCACCCTGGCCGGCATCGCGCTGGGCTACATCGCCTTGGGCTTCCTGCTGCGCACCTACGCCCAACCCCTGGTGGGGCTGGCGGTCTTGGGGGTGATCCTGGCCACCTACTACGGCAAGGTCCGCTTCCCGATCCCCGGCGGGCTGCTCGCGGTGCTGGTGGGCAGTGTCCTGGCCTGGAGCAGTGGCTTGATCGACGCTGATCCCCAGCGCTGGGCCCAGGAGGCGACCCAGATCGGCTGGCGCTGGCCCCACCTGGAGCTCGGCAGCCTCTGGGCGGCGCGCGGACAACTGCTGCCCTGGCTAGGGGTGATCGTGCCGATGGGCCTCTTCAACGTGCTGGGTTCCCTGCAGAACATCGAGAGCGCCGAGGCCGCCGGGGACCGCTACCCCGAGCGCAGCTCCCTCTTGATCAATGGCCTGGGCACCGTGGTCGCGGCGGGGATGGGGTCCTGCTTTCCGACCACGATCTACATCGGACATCCCGGCTGGAAAGGGATGGGGGCCCGCATCGGCTACTCCTGGTTGAACGGCCTCTTGATGGGGGCGGCCTGCCTGCTGGGGCTCTTTGGCGTCGTGGGCCAGATCGTGCCGATCGAAGCCGGAATGGCGATCGTCCTCTACATCGGTCTGGTGATCACCGCCCAGGCCTTTGAAGCCACCCCCCGCGCCCATGCCGCCGCGGTCGCCCTTGGGCTGATGCCCGGTCTGGCCGGGTGGGGGGCGCTGCTGATTAAGGCGGGGCTGCGGGCCGGCGGAGCCGGCGGTCCAGGCACCCCCTTCGGCCCAGCGCTGCTGGAGGGACTGCAGCAGTCCGATGTCTGGGCCGCCGGCGCCTTTGCCTTGGAGCAGGGGCAGATCATCACGGCGATGCTCCTGGCCGCGATGGTCGTCTACGCGATCGAACAACGCTTTAAAGCCGCCTGCCTGACGGCCCTGGTGGCCGCCGCCTGCTCCTGGTTCGGCGTGATCCATGCCTGGCAGTTCAGCGCCAGCGACACGAGCCTGCAGTTGGGCTGGGGCACAGGGGCGGCCTGGGCCCAGGGCTATCTGGCGATGGCCGTGGTCTTCGCCGCCGCCAGCTGGCGGAGCGGGATCACCAAAAACGGCTCATGATTTCAAGCCGGGCGACCCCCAAGGGAGCCGGCACCGGATTCGGCCCCGCCGGCAGGGCCTGCACGGCAAAGACATAGGTATCGGCCCAGGTGGGATTGAGGGGGGGCAGGAGCGCCAGGGTCACCACCTGCCCCGGCTGGGGAGGCTCGGGGAAGACCGCCCGCAGGGTCCGGGTCGCCTGATCAAAGGTTGCCTCCACGGGTACGGCGGCCCCTTCCCGGCGGGGGCGGCCGATGAAGGCCCGGGCCCGCTTGGGCGCCAGCGAGAAGCTGCGATCCACGCCGCGGATCTGCGTGATCACCAGCCCCCCCAAACCAGCTCCCGCGTTCTCAGCGAGGGTGACCGTGAAGTAGTACTCCCCCTGGGCCTGGTTGACGTACCAGTAGTAGTTGGTGAAATCCACCTTCCAGGGCGGATTCGTGAAGTAGGTCTGCCCCCGGAGCTCAAGGGCCGACACGGCCTCAGGCCGGAGGCCATCCGCCACCCCGGAGAGAAGCAAACCCAGCGCCGTACAAGCGGCAGCCGATGACGCTCTCCAAGCGGCCATAGCAGCGTTGATGTGGATGGTTGAACGCTAGCCAGCGTTTCTAAGAGCAGTTGATATGTTCAAAGGACTGCAGCGCACCTCGATGAACCGGGCTGAACTCGATGCCATCGAACTGATGCTGCGTGATCTGAACACCCGCCACGAAGAGATTCGTCACCGGGCGGCCTTC
This DNA window, taken from Synechococcus sp. LTW-R, encodes the following:
- a CDS encoding peptide ligase PGM1-related protein — protein: MALSFRELQAQLQPGWGCEHSGKSGQFDVLVVPSLTMDKALMALVTGAHHYEERQLFSLIRLRDPGVRAIYVTSKLLPELVVDAVLELLPGVPTSHARRRLQLFDTDDASNRPLTEKLLERPALLARIKEQLRPGRSFISCFVVTELEKRLSEALQIPLLGTDPAHGHWGSKAGSRELFARCAVPHPQGSDLVHNLDDLSEVTATLWEEHPELKRCVVKLNEGISGEGNAALDLLPLDLDACSAAGRRQRLRQELERLPMPAQGWLTLLAEQGALVEAWLEGGDQLSSPSVQGTIHPGGRVEVLSTHEQILGGANGQTYQGCRFPADQAYRLALMRHGQAVGEALAAEGALERYAVDFIARLIDGQWDLQAIEVNLRQGGTTHPYMALRAITTGKLHPESGEFLSPTGQALHYMATDNLTHPNLRGLLPADLIDIVAEADLHYDPARLRGSVFHLLGCLSEYGKLGMTCVGRSAEEAEQVYAATAGQLIQQATSVQGGA
- a CDS encoding SgcJ/EcaC family oxidoreductase, giving the protein MNSALAATCHSLSDTQVAALFDRWNEALATGDPAQVSALYQADALLLPTLSDQARTTTAGIEDYFKGFLSKHPTGRIDERVIQSDCNVAIDAGNYSFELDGQGWVQARYTFVYAYRDGEWRIEHHHSSLLP
- a CDS encoding ParB-like protein is translated as MALRLPPFHPLPPPTEGKQALFEVPIQDLHPTQLCVGMAEIVSRQGDFAEDDPKEQRQYLKRKPTPLVRSAAGELWMVDRHHRLRALLELDPKATAFGYVALEVPSADPAVVLAELHRRGWLYLYDGRGLGPQHPSVLPPTLLGTQDDPYRSLVWKLKREKVIASAPLIPFHEFRWGAWLRSRQLPPFSSAKLEPALPAARALARSQAPSQLAGWIGPG
- a CDS encoding carbohydrate porin, with the translated sequence MIPRGLATGSLGCLLGLLLGAGAWAGEVDTPSAEASADQSFSLQQALKLPDWLRVSISYTAEPMANPIGGSAQTSAWIQDTALDLQVGAGLGKASTDWVELDHWSLNLNVNHVAGDNSYAGRIGAFLTPQTLAYPAGFYPTELSLERDAGTGWLGVRAGVIPINSDFDGTLMTAPILDSYVHSALNNTYNIYAGNIPITPFSALAARLDLHPHETLAVYYGWFDLKTAIPVITSLGAPVNLTPTKVGDAHILQLNYTPKGSVAATPTLPAALLSVGGFTTDFQGEGVYGSATWKSGLRLGLDDRVWISAAYSPDFSLNQAPSFIGGGVVIQGIVPNRPQDLLILGGSHAGLSASAPPAYPNRPYEGVLELGYRLQLNPNLNLQPTLQWIFDPSGREQPTPGILTTSVQISLSL
- a CDS encoding universal stress protein, producing the protein MFRHFLVPTDGSELSQLAVDQALEMASEIGAKVTFFHVQPSFYGRPDVALYGEGLVLDPLLSEQFNKANAEYAESVLAQAKAKASAKGVSAAGATSVNAVIYEAILEAASENGCDLIFMASHGRRGLAGLVLGSETQRVLTHADLPVLVYPGRGQD
- a CDS encoding DUF427 domain-containing protein, producing MQASWNGTVIAESDDIVVVEGNPYFPRAALKQEFFRDSSHTSSCGWKGTCRYWDVVVNGEVNANCAWSYETPKPAAAEITERVAFWKGVKVS
- a CDS encoding NCS2 family permease, with product MIVPDSSKPGPRWWVSGDLDGFLGLSLDNLIQILLILGLCRGVLGYPDALVFGTILPATGISLLIGNGAYALQAYRLAQREGRDDRTALPYGINTVSLFAYIFLVMLPVKLTALSQGLDEASAVELSWQAGLVACLGSGLIEACGAFCADWLRRWLPRAALLSTLAGIALGYIALGFLLRTYAQPLVGLAVLGVILATYYGKVRFPIPGGLLAVLVGSVLAWSSGLIDADPQRWAQEATQIGWRWPHLELGSLWAARGQLLPWLGVIVPMGLFNVLGSLQNIESAEAAGDRYPERSSLLINGLGTVVAAGMGSCFPTTIYIGHPGWKGMGARIGYSWLNGLLMGAACLLGLFGVVGQIVPIEAGMAIVLYIGLVITAQAFEATPRAHAAAVALGLMPGLAGWGALLIKAGLRAGGAGGPGTPFGPALLEGLQQSDVWAAGAFALEQGQIITAMLLAAMVVYAIEQRFKAACLTALVAAACSWFGVIHAWQFSASDTSLQLGWGTGAAWAQGYLAMAVVFAAASWRSGITKNGS
- a CDS encoding helix-turn-helix domain-containing protein, translated to MDRSAPNRAIDPADAAVMQALAAYVAENYASDLRMPDLAAHVHVSVRTLQNLFHSHCGEPPLKALRRFRLHQLHGLVMDRPWTPLRELYRQSGLTGSVADRDFFLEIYGLTIREHQEGSRVKTASPAVPSVLTELPKGELRYMLQLAA
- a CDS encoding DUF2808 domain-containing protein; its protein translation is MAAWRASSAAACTALGLLLSGVADGLRPEAVSALELRGQTYFTNPPWKVDFTNYYWYVNQAQGEYYFTVTLAENAGAGLGGLVITQIRGVDRSFSLAPKRARAFIGRPRREGAAVPVEATFDQATRTLRAVFPEPPQPGQVVTLALLPPLNPTWADTYVFAVQALPAGPNPVPAPLGVARLEIMSRFW
- a CDS encoding DUF2252 domain-containing protein — protein: MSSSNPGWEDLALWQPLIDRLDPIERIEEQNSTRLPWLIPERHRRMAESPFAWFRGTAAQMAADLAPLPRSAHRVQLCGDAHLLNFGFYASPERSLVFDINDFDETSPGPFEWDVKRLLVSVVLVARQWQLDGEEQARLARKVAGAYRKAMAEYAELPTLKLWNCLLHVERFVEALPQTAFRSHLEAAVANALRRSGRHAIQKHCEFLPDGTAQIRHQPPLIWRHALLDPRLLWTSEPDLDPASIPSHSKAIAFLLAGYRESLPPHRRHQLQDFALIDTALKAVGVGSVGTRCAIGLMKGPHPEDWLLLQSKQALPSCVNQQLGGGSGHDGQRIVEGQRLIQCVSDPFLGWTSTPKGIPMVWRQLRDWKASVSLEAMKPSSLKAYAKLCASVLARAHARSGQRQALHGALGDDKAFDRAMASFAVAYSDQVEEDHRALLQAMASGRLTSSD